A section of the Oryza sativa Japonica Group chromosome 1, ASM3414082v1 genome encodes:
- the LOC136354977 gene encoding FBD-associated F-box protein At5g60610-like, whose amino-acid sequence MEQAPTEAKKARSSESSPQAHADDVDRLSALDDASLHAILYCMPLRDAAVTTALSRRWRRVFPTLPCLYIDSATFNGRDYVADSLGDDYCEDPDRWVEALDCIVGSRAAPVAVFDVEADVMFTEEGWFHDVIRVLCRSGGLLKLRIWNTRLTSCYLLPSPVYACETLVSLELFSCRLRVPDRLTGLRALQSLVLQDVVATDGDLQRMLSRCEAMKRLVMEDIRKARNIVIDAPSLEYLQIHSYRPLRVSVKAPKLRLARLSLCYGCAELSWSFHDNEETDGDYSIAEIQEMFDFVAMEKKEHKRTDEIRNMVTFFCGIRAAKELRLDLPREYSKVLSKTKIAVPRMLPKKCCLLGLQKLTLALDHNHEALARLVSCLLNSSPNLKDLEIMDPFDIRYSGHLATEFWEKHITADCIQNHLSVVTFYMRESLFGGYPRIGLCQFLVMNARALKRMSIKYHRSLYKTEHVATVLEAVQSELRLWPRASPDVQLELSEIDCIPSI is encoded by the exons ATGGAGCAAGCTCCAACCGAGGCGAAGAAGGCAAGGTCCTCCGAGTCTTCTCCGCAAGCCCACGCCGACGATGTGGACCGGCTCAGCGCGCTTGACGACGCCTCCCTCCACGCCATCCTCTACTGCATGCCGCTCCGCGACGCGGCGGTCACGACCGCGCTCTCCCGCCGCTGGCGCCGCGTCTTCCCCACGCTCCCTTGCCTCTACATCGACTCGGCCACCTTCAACGGCCGCGACTACGTCGCCGACTCCCTCGGCGATGACTACTGCGAGGACCCAGATCGATGGGTCGAAGCCCTGGACTGCATCGTCGGCAGCCGCGCCGCTCCGGTTGCCGTCTTCGATGTCGAGGCCGACGTCATGTTCACGGAGGAAGGCTGGTTCCACGACGTCATCCGCGTGCTCTGCCGGAGCGGCGGGCTCTTGAAGCTCAGGATCTGGAACACCCGCCTAACCAGCTGCTACCTGCTGCCTTCGCCGGTGTACGCCTGCGAGACCCTCGTCTCCCTGGAGCTCTTCTCCTGCCGGCTGCGGGTGCCGGACAGGCTCACCGGCCTGCGCGCCCTGCAGTCGCTCGTGCTCCAGGACGTGGTCGCCACGGACGGCGACCTCCAGCGCATGCTCTCCCGGTGCGAGGCCATGAAGCGGCTGGTGATGGAAGACATCCGCAAGGCGCGGAACATCGTCATAGACGCGCCTAGCCTCGAGTATCTGCAGATCCATTCGTACCGCCCGCTTCGCGTCTCGGTGAAGGCGCCGAAGCTGCGCTTGGCAAGGCTGAGCCTCTGCTACGGCTGCGCCGAGCTTTCTTGGAGCTTCCACGACAACGAGGAAACAGATGGAGACTACTCGATTGCTGAGATCCAGGAGATGTTTGATTTTGTGGCGATGGAAAAGAAGGAGCACAAGCGCACGGACGAGATTAGGAATATGGTGACGTTTTTCTGTGGAATCCGAGCAGCCAAGGAGCTCCGGTTGGACCTGCCGCGTGAATATTCCAAG GTCTTGAGCAAGACCAAGATTGCAGTGCCAAGGATGTTGCCCAAGAAGTGCTGCTTACTTGGGTTGCAGAAGCTTACCCTTGCTCTGGACCACAATCATGAAGCCCTTGCCAGATTAGTTTCATGCTTGCTCAACAGTTCCCCAAACCTCAAGGATCTTGAAATCATG GATCCTTTTGATATCCGCTACTCTGGTCACTTAGCTACAGAGTTTTGGGAGAAGCATATAACTGCGGATTGCATCCAAAATCACCTGTCAGTTGTCACCTTCTACATGCGCGAGTCGCTCTTTGGAGGCTACCCTCGCATCGGCCTTTGTCAGTTCCTGGTGATGAACGCGAGGGCCCTCAAAAGAATGAGCATTAAGTATCATCGCTCGCTGTACAAGACTGAACATGTCGCAACCGTGCTTGAAGCAGTTCAAAGTGAACTGCGTCTCTGGCCGAGGGCTTCTCCGGATGTGCAGCTGGAGTTATCTGAGATTGATTGCATCCCATCGATCTGA